The stretch of DNA GTTATGAAAAAACTACTGATGATGATCCGGGCAATGTTGAAAAACAATTTACCCTTTAATCCTAACTATGCCCTTGACAGTTAAGACGGTATCTACAAGATTTTAAAAATGGGAAAACGAACCCAATTTCGTGTAATTGAATGAATATAAATATAGTACAAGGAAATATTCGCCAAAAACGCTGCAAAAACAATAGTACTTTGATGGTGATTTGCTACGCAGTCTGATACATAATCGTATCAATCGTCGTTGCTGTCATTCACCGATGATTTTGATTATCACCCGTTTGTTGCGGCGGCCGTCGAACTCTGCGTAGTAAACCTGCTGCCAGGGTCCGAAATCGAGTTCTCCCTTTGTGACCGGAATCAGCACCTGATGACCGAGCAGGAGATTTTTGAGGTGGGCGTCGCCGTTGTCCTCGCCGGTCCGGTGATGCCGGTAATCGACACCATCGGGGGCCAGTTTCTGAAGCCAGTCATCGATGTCGGCGATCAGCCCGCTTTCGGCATCATTGATATATACGCCGGCGGTGATATGCATCGCCCCGACCATAACCAACCCCTCGGCGATGCCGCTTTTCTGCAGAGCCGCCGCGACTTTATCGGTGATATTGATGTATTGCCGCCGCTTGCGGGTATTGAAAGTCAGATATTCGGTATGACTTTTCACTCGTTATAATCGATCCAGAAATTGACAGAATATTTATCCTGCAATTCCATACCGACCGCTTTGGCCTCGCTGAAACCTTCGTAAGAGCCGATGCGAAGACGATAATAAGTTTCGCCGTCAACATTGGTCTCAGTGATAAAGGCTTCGTAGCCGCGCCGTATATAAGTATCGGCCATGAGCTTGACCCATTCCGGGTTGCTTCCGGATGCCACCTGGACGGTATATTGCCCGCCGCCGGTATGTTTCGGCATATAAGATGACGCTTTTTCCTCTTTAGGAGCCACTTCCGGTGTCTTGGTGTAGGTTTTGGTTTCGGTAGCGGCCGGCTGGGTTGTTACTTCCATCTCAGTCGTCGTATCTTCAAGCAGATCTTCAGATTCCGACTCCTGGATTTGCTTTTCAAGCTCGGCGACTTTTTCATCCTTGCTGCAACCGCTCATCAAAAAGGCCGCAAACAGAAGAAGAAGTATTGAAATAGATAATGTCTTCATACACCCTCCGTGTTATTCCTGACCAATAAAGGCCGAATTTTTAACAATTGTCAAGTTAAAAGCGATATCATCAATAATTTATACTATAATAAATCGGTTGAATTTGAAACAAATATTACCTAAAATGTTATAAACATAAGGGTATAGGTATGAATTATAAAAATAATATTCTGGATTTGATCGGCAAGACACCGCTGGTGTCGGTAAACAATGGAATTGAGAGCGGCGGCCCGCTGATCCTTCTCAAATTGGAATTTCTCAATCCGGGCGGCTCTGTCAAGGATCGGATGGCGGCCTATATTTTGAAGAAAGCCATGGATGAGGGCCGTCTCAAACCGGGCGATACCATTATTGATAATACTTCGGGCAATACCGGGGTGGCTATGGCGATGGTGGCATCGATACTCGGCCTCAAGGCGGTTTTGACGACCCCCGAAAAAACAAGCAAGGAAAAAGTTGATTTTATGAAATCATTCGGCGCCGAAGTGATCATCACCCGCTCCGATGCGGCCCATGAAGATCCCGACGGCTGCTATATGATGGCTATAAATCTTGCGCGCGAAAATGGCTACTTTCACATGAACCAGTACCATAATCAGGACAATGTCGAGGCGCATTACCTGAGCACCGGTCCGGAAATCTGGGAAGACACCAATCATAAGGTAACCCATTTTATCGCCGGTATCGGAACCGGCGGAACCTTTTCGGGTACGGCCAAATTTTTGAAGGAGAAAAATCCGGCCGTCAGAGCGATTGCGGTCGACCCGGTGGGGTCAATTTTTGCGGATTATATAAAGAGCCGACAGGTCGGTGCTTCAGAAGCTTACAAAGTCGAGGGAATCGGTTCGGACTGTATTACCGAGGCGCTTCATCCGCACCTGGTTGATGAGGTCGTATCTGTATCGGATGCCGATGCTTTCGAGACGGCCCGGAGACTTTCGCGCGAAGAGGGCATCTCGGTCGGCGGCTCAACCGGGGCGGCTGTCTGGGCGGCCCGGCGGATCGGACGCGATCTGGACGATAGGGCGGTCATGGTTGTTATCGCGCCTGATTCGGGATCAAAATATTTGAGCAAATGTTTTAATGATATCTGGATGAAGGAGCAGGGCTTTTTGACGGACAAGTCCGAGAATAAGAAGCTGGAGGTCTGAATATATGAGAATATTGTTTAAAGGAATTATCCTGTTTGTATTTATGCTTCTAATGATGCTAAATTCTCTCTGGGCGGCGGGGGCCGCGCGGGCGAAGATTGAAGTAATTGATGAATATTA from candidate division Zixibacteria bacterium HGW-Zixibacteria-1 encodes:
- a CDS encoding secondary thiamine-phosphate synthase enzyme encodes the protein MKSHTEYLTFNTRKRRQYINITDKVAAALQKSGIAEGLVMVGAMHITAGVYINDAESGLIADIDDWLQKLAPDGVDYRHHRTGEDNGDAHLKNLLLGHQVLIPVTKGELDFGPWQQVYYAEFDGRRNKRVIIKIIGE
- a CDS encoding cystathionine beta-synthase, with translation MNYKNNILDLIGKTPLVSVNNGIESGGPLILLKLEFLNPGGSVKDRMAAYILKKAMDEGRLKPGDTIIDNTSGNTGVAMAMVASILGLKAVLTTPEKTSKEKVDFMKSFGAEVIITRSDAAHEDPDGCYMMAINLARENGYFHMNQYHNQDNVEAHYLSTGPEIWEDTNHKVTHFIAGIGTGGTFSGTAKFLKEKNPAVRAIAVDPVGSIFADYIKSRQVGASEAYKVEGIGSDCITEALHPHLVDEVVSVSDADAFETARRLSREEGISVGGSTGAAVWAARRIGRDLDDRAVMVVIAPDSGSKYLSKCFNDIWMKEQGFLTDKSENKKLEV